The genomic interval GGACGGCACCCCGCCCGTGCCGTACCCCGCCGCGTGCCACCCGCAGGGCTGGGACGCGGCCATTCCGCTGGCGCTGGCCGGACTCCTCCAGGCCCGCCGCGACTGACGCGGATGCCTGGCACGGACGGAGCGCTGCGCCTCAGAGCGAGTGGAAGCAGAACGGACTGACGGGCGTGGAGGCAGCAATCCGGTGCGCTGACGGGGTGTGAACGAGACGGCAGGCCGTGCGACTGGCGCACCTGCGGGGGCAGTCCCAGGGTTCCTTGGGACACCCCTCACGCGCCTGCCCCCGCAGGTGCGGCACACTGTGGGCATGCTGGACAACATTCTGAACACCGTCAAGCGCGGGGCCGAGCGCGTGCAGCGCCGCGGCGAGGAGGTCGCGCACGCCACGCGCCTGCGCATGGAGGTCTTTCAGCTGTCGCGTGAACTCGACGGCCTGTACGCCCGCCTGGGCCGCTCGTACCATGCGGGCGCCGAGCTGGAGGTCCTGAGCGGCGTGCGTGAGGACATCCGCCGCGTCGAGGAGGAGATCCGCGCCCGTGAGCGCCTGATCACCGAACTCGGCGCGGACCCCGCCCCGGACACGCCGGCCCACAGCGATCCCGCACAGCCCGCCCCCGCGCCCGCCCCTCACCCCACCCTGGAGGTCCGCATGACGAAAGACACGCCCACCACTCCCGACCCGACCGTGCAGCACAGCGACGAGAAACTCGTTCCTGGCGAGCAGACCGCCAGCATGGGCAGGGAAGCGGCCCGCGACGAGATGGCCCGCCACGATCACATGATCGAGGAGGGCCAGGCGGCCAGCCGCAACCCCGATCCGCTGGACAAGTAAGACGGACTCGGAGAGCTGCTCCGCAGAGGAGGAGAGAAACGGGTTCCGGACGTGGAGTTGACGACCCGGTGCTGTTCCGGGTTGTCAACGAAACAAACGGCAGTCCGTATAAGCCGCACCCGGGTTGAACGGTGTTGGTCAACCGTTCAACCCGGGTGCGGCAATCCGGAGAGCTGCTCCGCCTTTACCCTGCGTCCCGCACGAACTGTGCGGGGCGTTTCTCCTTGAAGGCGGTGACGCCTTCCTCATGTTCCCAGTGGTCGCCGGCGAGCTGCTGCAGGCGCGCTTCCTCTTCGAGCGCCGCGTCGAGGGTGCTGGTCATGGCGGCATTCAGGGCCTGCTTGGTGAGGTTCAGGGCGTGCGCGGGCCGCGCGGCGAGGCGTTCGGCGTACGCCTGAACGTCCTGCGCGAAGGTGTCGTCCGGGAACACCTGTTCGCACAGGCCCAGGCGCAGGGCGTCGTCGGCCCGGACGCGCTCGGCGAGGGCCATCATCTCGAACGCGCGGTGGTAGCCGACGAGGCGCGGCAGGAACCAGGTGCTGCCGGAATCCGGGACGAGCGCAATGTTGCTGAACACCTCGATCAGGCTGGCGGACTGCGCCCACAGGCGGATGTCGCCGCTCAGGGCGAGGCTGGCACCGGCCCCGGCCGCGACGCCGTTCACGGCCGTGATCACGGGTTTGCCCAGGCTGCGGATGGTGCGGATCAGGGGGTTGTAGGTGGCGTTCAGGTGTTCGGTGAAGGTCATGTCGCGGCCCGACACGTCCCCGAGGTCCTGTCCGGCGCAGAAGCCGCGCCCGGCGCCGGTGATGACGACCACCCGCACGTTCCCGTCGGTGTCGGCGGCGCGCAGTTCGGCGGTCAGGGCGAGCAGCAGGTCGTCGTTGGCGGCGTTCAGGCGGTCCGGGCGGTTCAGGGTCAGGGTTCGCACGCCCGCGCTGGTGTGCGCGGCAATCACGCTGGAGTGGGTCATGGGGTTCAGGGTAACGCCTGCCGGGGCGGGACGCGGGGTACACTCGCCCGCGTGAACGACCCCCACCCGGCCCCCGCCACGCCCCCCGTTCCGGAGACGCCGGCTGCCCTGCCCGTGATCCTGGCGCTGGACGTCAGCAAGACCCGCATCGGCTTCGCGGTGAATGCGGGCCGGCTGGCGTTCGGGCGGGGCAGCGTGGACCGCAAGCGGCTGCCGCTGGACCTGAAGGCCGTGCGGCTGAAGGTCGCGGAGACCGGCGCGACCCGGCTGCTGCTGGGCCTGCCGCTGCGCACGGACGGCGCACACAGTCCCGCCGCGGACCGGGTGCGGGCCTTCGGGAAGGTGCTGCAGGAGAAGGGGTACGCCGTCGAGTACCAGGATGAGCGCTTCACGACCCGCCGCGCCCGCGACCTGGGGGCCACCGATGAGGACGAGGCGGCCGCCGTGCAGATCCTGGAACTGTACCTGCTGGGCCGCTCCTGAGGCGGACTCCGGCTGACAGCTTCCGGTGAGGGGGGTGGGGGTCGCGGGCAGGGCGGCGCGGCAGGTGACCGGCCGCGCTTCCGCACCGGCGGGCCGGCATGGTACACCATCGTGGAATCGCTCCCGATGTTCCTGCCGTGTTCGCCCGTGATCACGGCTCCTTCCTGTCTCGGCCCGACCGTGGGCCGGAGGTCCTCCATGCACCGTCCTGCCCTGCTGTCCCGCCCCGCCCTGACCCTGACGGTCACCGCGCTGCTGAGTGCCTGCGGCGCGCCCGCACCCACACCCGCGCCCGCACCCGCGCGGCCTGACAGGCTGACCACGCAGGCGCTCAGTCCGACCAGCCTGGGCGCCCGCTACACCGACTCGACCGGCACGGCGACCGGCACGACCCACCTGACCTTCCGGGTGTACTCGTCGCGCGCCACGCGGCTGGAGGTGAACCTGTACGCCGCGCGCAGCGGCGCGGACGAGAAACTGCGCTACACCCTGACGAGGAACACCAGCACGAACGTCTGGTCGGTCACCGTGCCGGTCAGCAGCCTGACCGGCGCCGGGATCGGCACGGTGTACTACGGGTACCGCGCGTGGGGCCCGAACTGGCCGTACAGCGCCAGCTGGGTCAAGGGCAGCAGCGTGGGCTTCGTGAGCGACGTGGACGCCAGCGGGAACCGCTTCAACCCGAACAAGCTGCTGCTCGACCCCTACGCGCTGGAGGTCAGCCACGACCCGCAGGGCCCGGCCAGCGGGGTGTACTCGAACGCGGTGTACGCGACCGGCGCGGCGAACCGCGCGCTCGACAGTGGCCGCGCGGCGCCCAAGGGCATCGTGCTGAGCAGCACCGCCGCCGCCGTGGGCACGAAGCCCACCCGCTCGCTGAAGGACGACGTGGTGTACGAGGTTCACCTGCGCGGCCTGACGAAGGGGGACGCCAGCGTGTCCTGCGCGGGCACGTACGCGGGCGCCGCCGCGCGGGCCGCCAGCCTGAAGGCGCTGGGCGTGACGGCGGTGGAATTCCTGCCCGTACAGGAAACCGACAACGACGCGAACGACGTGACCGACGCCGCCAGCGGCCGCTCGGCGACCGGCACCACCGGCGACAACTACTGGGGCTACATGACCACCAACTACTTCGCCCCGGACCGCCGTTACGCCTGCGATCAGACGGCGGGCGGCCCCACGAAGGAATTCCAGGCGATGGTCAAGGCCTTCCACGATCAGGGCATCAAGGTGTTCATCGACGTGGTGTACAACCACACCGCCGAGGGCGGCACCTGGGGCCCGAACGACACCGCGACCACCCTCTCGTGGCGGGGCCTGGACAACGCCGCGTACTACACCCTGACGGCCGACAACCAGAACTACTGGGACAACACCGGGATCGGCGCGAACTTCAACACCTTCGGCGCGGCGGCGCAGAACCTGATCGTGGATTCCCTGAAGTACTGGCGCGACGAACTGGGCGTGGACGGCTTCCGCTTCGACCTGGCGTCCGTGCTCGGCAACACCTGCGTCAGCGGCTGCTTCAACTACGACAAGGTGAACGCGGGCACCGCCCTGAACCGCGTCGCGCGGGACCTGACCCCCCGCCCGGTGGGCGGCGGGAGTGGCGTGGACCTGATCGCCGAACCGTGGGCGATCGGCGGGAACTCGTACCAGGTGGGGAACTTCCCGTCCGGCTGGAGCGAGTGGAACGGCCAGTACCGCGACACCCTCCGCAAGGACCAGAACAAGATGGGCGTGGAGGTAATCACGCCGGGGCAGCTCGCGTCCCGCCTGTCGGGCTCCAGTGACCTGTACGGGGACGACGGGCGCCGCCCGCAGCATTCCGTGAACTTCATGGTCGCGCACGACGGGTTCACGCACGCGGACCTGTACCGCTGCACGACCAAGAACAACACGCAGGCGTGGCCGTACGGTCCGTCCGACGGCGGCGAGGACAACAACCACTCCTGGGATCAGGG from Deinococcus depolymerans carries:
- a CDS encoding enoyl-CoA hydratase-related protein, with the translated sequence MTHSSVIAAHTSAGVRTLTLNRPDRLNAANDDLLLALTAELRAADTDGNVRVVVITGAGRGFCAGQDLGDVSGRDMTFTEHLNATYNPLIRTIRSLGKPVITAVNGVAAGAGASLALSGDIRLWAQSASLIEVFSNIALVPDSGSTWFLPRLVGYHRAFEMMALAERVRADDALRLGLCEQVFPDDTFAQDVQAYAERLAARPAHALNLTKQALNAAMTSTLDAALEEEARLQQLAGDHWEHEEGVTAFKEKRPAQFVRDAG
- a CDS encoding RuvX/YqgF family protein, producing MNDPHPAPATPPVPETPAALPVILALDVSKTRIGFAVNAGRLAFGRGSVDRKRLPLDLKAVRLKVAETGATRLLLGLPLRTDGAHSPAADRVRAFGKVLQEKGYAVEYQDERFTTRRARDLGATDEDEAAAVQILELYLLGRS
- a CDS encoding isoamylase, whose translation is MHRPALLSRPALTLTVTALLSACGAPAPTPAPAPARPDRLTTQALSPTSLGARYTDSTGTATGTTHLTFRVYSSRATRLEVNLYAARSGADEKLRYTLTRNTSTNVWSVTVPVSSLTGAGIGTVYYGYRAWGPNWPYSASWVKGSSVGFVSDVDASGNRFNPNKLLLDPYALEVSHDPQGPASGVYSNAVYATGAANRALDSGRAAPKGIVLSSTAAAVGTKPTRSLKDDVVYEVHLRGLTKGDASVSCAGTYAGAAARAASLKALGVTAVEFLPVQETDNDANDVTDAASGRSATGTTGDNYWGYMTTNYFAPDRRYACDQTAGGPTKEFQAMVKAFHDQGIKVFIDVVYNHTAEGGTWGPNDTATTLSWRGLDNAAYYTLTADNQNYWDNTGIGANFNTFGAAAQNLIVDSLKYWRDELGVDGFRFDLASVLGNTCVSGCFNYDKVNAGTALNRVARDLTPRPVGGGSGVDLIAEPWAIGGNSYQVGNFPSGWSEWNGQYRDTLRKDQNKMGVEVITPGQLASRLSGSSDLYGDDGRRPQHSVNFMVAHDGFTHADLYRCTTKNNTQAWPYGPSDGGEDNNHSWDQGGVAADQRKAARNGMALLLLSAGTPMLTGGDEILRSVNCNNNPYNLDSSANWLPATASADGATFRTFTQNLLAFRAAHPALRPANFYAATDTNGNVMEQLRWFKPDGTVADSAYFNDGNNHALAYRLDGTEFADPAGAIYVAYNGWSGNVNFTLPWPGTGRSWYRVTDTCAWAEGSAQVDLNATAGVGGENATYGLCGRGVLVLVAR